A single region of the Pseudomonas sp. PDM14 genome encodes:
- a CDS encoding paraquat-inducible protein A, which translates to MDTQDRTGQPVDARRDLPPLYDLIACHECDLLMRHPHVGDEQKACCPRCGYEMLVHRSHMRRRSMALVLTALMLFVPANFMPIMSLNLLGQSSVDTVWSGVVGLYHSGMEGVALVVFFCSMLVPLLKLLCQFLVLLSLPVQTLRPLGIQIYRAYHHLREWGMLEVYLFGILVSMVKLMDMAEVHLGFGIVCFVGLMLTQVWLEVTMSPHQVWDALSEKEDGHART; encoded by the coding sequence ATGGATACGCAAGACCGCACCGGCCAGCCGGTGGATGCGCGGCGGGACCTGCCGCCCCTGTATGACCTGATCGCCTGCCACGAGTGCGACCTGCTGATGCGCCATCCGCATGTGGGCGACGAGCAGAAGGCCTGTTGCCCGCGCTGCGGCTACGAGATGCTTGTGCATCGCTCGCACATGCGCCGCCGTTCGATGGCCCTGGTGCTTACCGCATTGATGCTGTTCGTGCCGGCCAACTTCATGCCGATCATGAGCCTCAACCTGCTCGGTCAGAGTTCCGTCGACACGGTGTGGAGCGGAGTGGTCGGGCTCTATCACTCAGGCATGGAGGGCGTAGCACTGGTGGTGTTCTTCTGCAGCATGCTGGTGCCGCTGCTCAAGCTCCTCTGCCAGTTCCTCGTGCTGCTCAGCCTGCCGGTGCAGACGCTGCGCCCGCTGGGCATCCAGATCTACCGCGCGTACCACCACCTGCGCGAGTGGGGCATGCTCGAGGTGTATCTGTTCGGCATCCTGGTGTCGATGGTCAAGCTGATGGACATGGCTGAAGTGCACCTGGGCTTCGGCATCGTCTGTTTCGTGGGGCTGATGCTGACGCAGGTCTGGCTGGAGGTGACCATGTCGCCGCACCAGGTCTGGGACGCCTTGAGCGAGAAGGAGGATGGCCATGCGCGCACTTGA
- the gorA gene encoding glutathione-disulfide reductase produces the protein MPYDFDLFVIGAGSGGVRAARFAAGYGARVAVAESRYLGGTCVNVGCVPKKLLVYGAHFADDFEQAEGFGWSLGEATFDWATLIANKNREILRLNGIYRNLLVNSGVTLLESHARIVDAHTVEVDGQRFSAATILVATGGWPQIPDIPGKDLAISSNEAFFLKELPKRVLVVGGGYIAVEFASIFHGLGTQTSLLYRGELFMRGFDGAVRQHLKAELEKKGLDLQFNSDIARIDRHEDGLLATLKDGRQLQADCVFYATGRQPMLENLGLENTGVELTDKGFIKVDDNYQTSEPSILAIGDVIGRVQLTPVALSEGMAVARRLFKPEEYRPVDYATIPTAVFSLPNIGTVGLTEEDARSQGYAVQVFESRFRAMKLTLTDSQERTLMKLVVDAKTDRVLGCHMVGPEAGEIIQGLAVALKAGATKRVFDDTLGIHPTAAEEFVTMRTPVTA, from the coding sequence ATGCCCTACGATTTCGACCTGTTTGTGATTGGCGCCGGTTCCGGCGGCGTCCGCGCGGCACGCTTTGCCGCGGGCTATGGCGCACGCGTGGCGGTGGCGGAAAGCCGCTACCTGGGCGGCACCTGCGTAAATGTCGGCTGCGTGCCGAAGAAGCTGCTGGTGTACGGCGCGCATTTCGCCGATGACTTCGAGCAGGCTGAAGGCTTCGGTTGGTCACTGGGCGAGGCGACATTCGACTGGGCAACACTGATCGCCAACAAGAACCGTGAGATCCTGCGCCTCAACGGCATCTACCGCAATCTGCTGGTGAACAGCGGCGTGACCCTGCTGGAAAGCCATGCGCGTATCGTCGACGCACACACCGTCGAGGTCGACGGCCAGCGCTTCAGCGCCGCGACTATTCTCGTCGCCACCGGCGGCTGGCCGCAGATCCCGGATATTCCCGGCAAGGACCTGGCGATCAGCTCCAATGAAGCGTTCTTCCTCAAGGAGTTGCCCAAGCGCGTGCTGGTGGTGGGCGGCGGTTACATCGCCGTCGAGTTCGCCTCGATCTTCCATGGCCTGGGTACACAGACGTCGCTGCTCTATCGCGGCGAACTGTTCATGCGCGGCTTCGATGGCGCGGTGCGCCAGCACCTGAAGGCCGAGCTGGAGAAGAAGGGCCTCGATCTGCAATTCAACAGCGACATCGCGCGCATCGACCGCCATGAAGACGGTCTACTGGCCACGCTCAAGGATGGACGCCAGTTGCAGGCTGATTGCGTGTTCTACGCCACCGGGCGCCAGCCGATGCTGGAGAATCTCGGCCTGGAGAACACCGGGGTCGAACTCACCGACAAAGGCTTCATCAAGGTCGACGACAACTACCAGACCAGTGAGCCGTCGATCCTGGCGATCGGCGATGTGATCGGCCGCGTGCAGCTGACCCCGGTAGCACTGTCCGAAGGCATGGCCGTGGCGCGGCGCCTGTTCAAACCTGAGGAATATCGGCCGGTGGATTACGCGACGATTCCCACTGCCGTGTTCAGCCTGCCGAACATCGGCACCGTCGGACTGACCGAGGAGGACGCGCGTAGCCAGGGCTACGCGGTGCAGGTCTTCGAGAGCCGCTTCCGGGCGATGAAGCTGACCCTGACCGACAGCCAGGAGCGGACGCTGATGAAGCTGGTGGTGGATGCCAAGACCGACCGCGTTCTGGGCTGCCACATGGTCGGGCCGGAGGCGGGCGAAATCATCCAGGGCCTGGCGGTGGCGCTCAAGGCCGGTGCCACCAAGCGCGTGTTCGACGACACCCTGGGCATCCACCCGACGGCTGCCGAGGAGTTCGTCACCATGCGCACTCCCGTCACGGCCTGA
- a CDS encoding CrfX protein, which produces MHDPFEESLRDLLRSHATPHDDDATLGRVLKTANRQVGVGDLFSLIGHCFEAMMIALNNGSHHVTPVSRSVSARTEQKAD; this is translated from the coding sequence ATGCACGATCCATTCGAAGAATCCCTGCGAGATCTTTTGCGCTCGCACGCAACCCCGCACGACGATGACGCTACCCTTGGTCGCGTCCTCAAGACGGCCAATCGGCAGGTCGGTGTTGGCGATCTGTTCAGCCTGATCGGGCATTGCTTCGAGGCCATGATGATCGCGCTCAACAACGGCTCGCACCATGTGACGCCGGTTTCGCGCTCCGTTTCCGCACGTACTGAACAGAAGGCTGACTGA
- a CDS encoding mechanosensitive ion channel family protein encodes MELDPWTHSLVTAMTALWTKVASFIPNLFVALILVLLGFVVAKLLDTLLSKLLAKVGLDRLMAGTGLTKILARAGIQVSVSTLIGKIVYWFVLLIFLVSAAESLGLERVSATLDVLALYLPKVFGAALVLLAGVLLAQLVSGLVRGAAEGVGLDYANGLGRIAQGLVIIISISVAIGQLEVKTDLLNNVIAIVLISVGLAVALALGLGSRDIAGQILAGIYVRELYEVGQQVTIDEVVGVIEEIGTVKTILLTEDGELVSVANRALLEQRVRSR; translated from the coding sequence ATGGAACTCGACCCCTGGACTCATAGCCTGGTCACCGCGATGACAGCGTTGTGGACCAAGGTAGCCAGCTTCATCCCGAACCTGTTCGTGGCACTGATCCTGGTGCTGCTAGGCTTCGTGGTCGCCAAACTGCTGGACACCCTGCTGTCCAAGCTGCTCGCCAAGGTAGGTCTGGATCGACTGATGGCTGGAACCGGCCTGACCAAGATACTGGCTCGTGCGGGTATCCAGGTTTCGGTATCGACGCTGATCGGCAAAATCGTCTACTGGTTCGTATTGCTCATCTTCCTGGTTTCTGCAGCCGAGTCTCTGGGGCTGGAGCGGGTTTCCGCGACCCTGGACGTGCTGGCCCTGTACCTGCCGAAGGTCTTTGGTGCTGCGCTGGTGCTGCTCGCCGGTGTGCTGCTGGCGCAACTGGTCAGCGGGCTGGTGCGCGGCGCAGCCGAGGGCGTCGGTCTCGATTACGCCAATGGCCTGGGGCGCATCGCCCAGGGACTGGTCATCATCATCAGCATCTCGGTGGCTATAGGCCAGCTGGAAGTGAAGACCGATCTGCTCAACAACGTCATCGCCATCGTGCTGATCTCGGTCGGCCTTGCTGTTGCGCTGGCGTTGGGGCTGGGCAGTCGCGACATCGCCGGGCAGATTCTCGCTGGCATCTATGTCCGCGAGTTGTATGAGGTCGGGCAACAAGTGACGATCGACGAGGTCGTAGGGGTGATCGAAGAGATCGGTACGGTCAAGACCATCCTCCTGACCGAGGATGGCGAGCTGGTCTCCGTGGCCAACCGTGCGCTGCTGGAACAGCGAGTTCGCAGCCGCTGA
- a CDS encoding copper chaperone PCu(A)C, whose amino-acid sequence MLPRLFASALLSLLCVTASAHEYTLADLHIDHPWSRALPPNVPNGVAYFIVHNNGKDGDRLLAVSTPLAEKAELHAHVHIGEVMRMQQINSVGIPAGGEARFEPNGNHVMLFGLKKPLVAGERFPLTLQFEKAGKVEVDVAVQADAPVAGSEPQHH is encoded by the coding sequence ATGCTGCCCCGCCTGTTTGCCAGCGCCTTGCTGTCCCTGCTGTGCGTTACCGCCAGCGCTCACGAGTACACGCTCGCCGACCTGCATATCGACCACCCCTGGTCGCGTGCGTTACCACCCAACGTGCCGAACGGCGTTGCCTATTTCATCGTGCACAACAACGGCAAGGACGGCGACCGCCTGCTCGCGGTCAGCACCCCGCTGGCGGAGAAGGCCGAGCTGCACGCCCATGTGCACATCGGCGAGGTGATGCGCATGCAGCAGATCAACTCCGTGGGCATTCCCGCCGGTGGCGAGGCGCGCTTCGAGCCGAACGGCAATCACGTCATGCTGTTCGGCCTGAAGAAGCCACTGGTAGCGGGCGAGCGTTTCCCGCTGACCCTGCAATTCGAAAAGGCCGGCAAGGTCGAGGTGGACGTCGCCGTTCAGGCCGATGCCCCTGTCGCCGGCAGCGAACCACAGCACCACTGA
- a CDS encoding OmpA family protein, giving the protein MKLKNTLGVVIGSLIAASSLNALAQGQGAVELEGFAKKQQFDSARDFKNDGNLFGGSIGYFLTDDVELRLGYDEVHNARSDDGRNIKGSNTALDALYHFNAPGDTLRPYVSAGFSDQSIGQNGRSGRNGSTFANLGGGAKLYFTENFYARAGVEAQYNIDQGDTEWAPSIGIGLNFGGGSKPAAEPAAEPVAEVCADSDNDGVCDNVDKCPDTPANTTVDADGCPAVAEVVRVELDVKFDFDKSKVKEESYGDIKNLADFMNQYPQTATTVEGHTDSVGTDAYNQKLSERRANAVRDVLVNQYGVGGERVNSVGYGESRPVADNATDAGRAVNRRVEAEVEAQAK; this is encoded by the coding sequence ATGAAATTGAAAAACACCTTGGGCGTTGTAATCGGTTCTCTGATTGCTGCGTCTTCGCTGAACGCACTGGCCCAAGGCCAAGGTGCAGTCGAGCTGGAAGGCTTCGCCAAGAAACAGCAGTTCGATAGCGCTCGTGACTTCAAGAACGACGGGAACCTGTTCGGTGGCTCCATCGGTTACTTCCTGACCGACGACGTAGAGCTGCGCCTGGGCTACGACGAAGTGCACAACGCACGTAGCGACGACGGTCGTAACATCAAAGGCTCCAACACTGCACTGGACGCCCTGTACCACTTCAACGCTCCGGGCGACACCCTGCGTCCGTACGTGTCGGCTGGCTTCTCCGACCAGAGCATCGGTCAGAACGGCCGCAGCGGTCGTAACGGTTCCACCTTCGCTAACCTGGGCGGCGGTGCAAAACTGTACTTCACCGAGAACTTCTACGCCCGTGCCGGCGTTGAAGCTCAGTACAACATCGACCAAGGCGACACCGAGTGGGCGCCGAGCATCGGTATCGGTCTGAACTTCGGTGGCGGCTCCAAGCCTGCTGCTGAGCCTGCTGCTGAGCCGGTTGCAGAAGTCTGCGCCGACAGCGACAACGATGGCGTTTGCGACAACGTCGACAAGTGCCCGGACACCCCGGCCAACACCACTGTCGATGCTGACGGTTGCCCGGCTGTTGCCGAAGTCGTCCGCGTTGAACTGGACGTGAAATTCGACTTCGACAAGTCCAAGGTCAAAGAAGAAAGCTACGGAGACATCAAAAACCTGGCCGACTTCATGAACCAGTACCCGCAAACCGCTACTACTGTTGAAGGTCACACTGACTCCGTCGGTACTGACGCTTACAACCAGAAGCTGTCCGAGCGTCGTGCCAACGCTGTTCGTGACGTTCTGGTCAACCAGTACGGTGTAGGCGGCGAGCGCGTCAACTCGGTAGGCTACGGCGAATCCCGCCCGGTAGCTGACAACGCAACCGACGCCGGTCGCGCTGTTAACCGTCGCGTAGAAGCTGAAGTGGAAGCTCAAGCCAAGTAA
- a CDS encoding paraquat-inducible protein A, whose translation MRALDAGILVCGECHKLEYLEEGQVQHCSRCGSRLHARRPDSVVRTWALLITAAIFYIPANVLPIMTVNFLGSGEPSTIMAGVLELIQADMLPIALVVFVASILVPTFKLIGIATLLYSVQRHQPMSARQRILMYRFIEWIGRWSMLDIFVIAILVALVNFGNLASISADLGAAAFCCVVILTMLAAVTFDPRLIWDNLSDADADEDSEAELPPRTLSSEQP comes from the coding sequence ATGCGCGCACTTGATGCCGGCATTCTGGTCTGCGGCGAATGCCACAAGCTCGAGTACCTCGAGGAAGGCCAGGTGCAGCATTGCAGCCGCTGCGGTTCGCGCCTGCACGCGCGGCGCCCGGACAGCGTGGTGCGCACCTGGGCGCTGCTCATCACCGCGGCGATTTTCTACATCCCGGCCAACGTGCTGCCGATCATGACGGTCAATTTTCTTGGCAGCGGTGAGCCGTCGACCATCATGGCCGGGGTGCTCGAGTTGATTCAGGCGGACATGCTGCCCATCGCCCTGGTGGTGTTCGTCGCCAGCATCCTGGTGCCGACGTTCAAGTTGATCGGCATCGCCACCCTGTTGTACTCGGTGCAGCGTCACCAGCCGATGTCGGCGCGCCAGCGCATCCTCATGTACCGGTTCATCGAGTGGATCGGACGCTGGTCGATGCTCGACATCTTCGTCATCGCCATCCTCGTGGCGCTGGTCAACTTCGGCAATCTTGCGAGCATTTCCGCCGACCTTGGCGCGGCTGCCTTCTGCTGCGTGGTGATCCTGACCATGCTCGCCGCCGTGACCTTCGATCCGCGCCTGATCTGGGACAACCTCAGCGATGCCGACGCGGACGAAGACAGCGAGGCCGAGCTGCCGCCCCGCACGCTGAGCTCCGAGCAGCCCTGA
- a CDS encoding zinc transporter ZntB has protein sequence MQEQDNLQWGLVHAYVLDGRGGARAVTRAELEDLQLGDEESIWLHWDRGHPLAQTWLREQSGLSRFSCDLLLEENTRPRLLALPGNELLLFLRGVNLNPDAQPEDMVSVRIFADAKRTISLRLRPLWATEELIAQLEKGSGPKTSAELILYLAHYLTDRVDALVSSLSEQVDGQEEHLDADERYMPEHGLMLQVRRRAAGLRRFLAPQRDIYAQLARNGFSWFVESDTNYWNELNNSLTRYLEELELIRERVGLVLESEHRRLSEKMNRTMYRLSIITGFFLPMSFITGLLGVNVGGLPGVSSDHGFMIACALIGGVATFQWWLFRRLRWL, from the coding sequence ATGCAGGAGCAAGACAATCTTCAGTGGGGGCTGGTGCACGCCTATGTCCTTGATGGACGCGGTGGTGCCCGGGCCGTTACCCGTGCCGAGTTGGAGGACCTGCAGCTCGGCGATGAAGAAAGTATCTGGCTGCATTGGGACCGCGGCCACCCGTTGGCGCAGACCTGGTTGCGCGAGCAGAGTGGCCTCAGTCGTTTCAGCTGTGACCTGCTGCTGGAGGAAAATACCCGGCCACGCTTGCTGGCGTTGCCGGGTAACGAGTTGCTGCTGTTTCTGCGCGGGGTCAATCTGAATCCCGATGCGCAACCGGAAGACATGGTCTCCGTGCGTATCTTCGCCGACGCGAAGCGCACTATTTCTCTGCGTCTGCGGCCTTTGTGGGCGACCGAAGAGCTGATCGCCCAATTGGAAAAAGGCAGCGGGCCGAAGACGTCCGCAGAGCTGATCCTGTATCTGGCGCACTACCTGACCGATCGCGTGGATGCGCTGGTAAGCAGTCTTTCCGAACAGGTTGACGGCCAGGAAGAACACCTCGACGCGGACGAGCGCTACATGCCGGAGCACGGGCTAATGCTGCAGGTCCGCCGACGTGCCGCAGGGCTGCGAAGATTCCTCGCACCACAGCGGGACATCTATGCGCAGCTGGCGCGCAACGGCTTCAGCTGGTTCGTCGAGAGCGACACCAACTACTGGAACGAGCTCAACAACAGCCTGACGCGGTATCTGGAAGAGCTGGAGCTGATTCGCGAGCGGGTAGGGCTGGTGCTGGAGTCCGAACACCGGCGGCTGAGCGAGAAGATGAACCGGACGATGTACCGCTTGAGTATCATCACCGGCTTTTTTCTGCCGATGAGCTTCATTACCGGGCTTCTCGGCGTAAACGTTGGTGGCCTGCCGGGTGTGTCCAGCGACCACGGTTTCATGATTGCCTGCGCGCTGATCGGCGGCGTAGCCACGTTCCAGTGGTGGCTGTTCCGGCGATTGCGCTGGCTGTAG
- a CDS encoding UDP-glucose dehydrogenase family protein, whose product MRLCVIGAGYVGLVTACCFAEMGNQVICIERDPKRLDLLLAGTVPIYEPGLEAMLKAHLASGQLSFSAQLADGLDAGIIFIAVGTPSGEDGSADLSHVLAVADELGRVLRHSAVVVNKSTVPVGTGERVRQHIAQGLAARGVSLTVRVASNPEFLKEGSAVEDFMRPDRVVLGCDEPATDELLRRLYAPFLRNHERVLSMGIRAAEFTKYAANAFLATKISFMNEMAGLCARLGVDVEEVRRGIGSDRRIGTHFIYAGCGYGGSCFPKDVRALIRTAEQEGVEPSILRAVEARNALQKTLLFQAVREHFAGHLQGRVVAIWGLAFKPGTDDLREAPSLVLLDALLAAGVQVKACDPVACNAVASRYEQALQNGQLQLGESPYGAVEGADALVLVTEWKQFRQPDWLRIRSSMRMPVVFDGRNIYNSVELAAMGYIYRGVGRPAMGHCKAHAA is encoded by the coding sequence ATGCGGCTATGTGTGATCGGTGCGGGCTACGTGGGGCTGGTGACGGCATGCTGCTTTGCCGAGATGGGCAACCAGGTCATCTGTATCGAGCGCGATCCGAAGCGTCTCGATTTGCTGCTGGCAGGCACGGTGCCGATCTACGAGCCCGGTCTCGAAGCCATGCTCAAGGCCCATCTGGCCAGCGGCCAACTGAGCTTCAGTGCACAGCTCGCCGATGGGCTCGATGCGGGAATCATCTTCATCGCCGTCGGTACGCCCTCCGGCGAGGACGGTTCGGCCGATCTCAGCCATGTGCTCGCGGTTGCCGATGAGCTGGGGCGTGTGCTCCGGCATTCGGCCGTGGTTGTGAACAAGTCGACGGTCCCGGTGGGCACCGGTGAGCGGGTCAGGCAGCATATCGCTCAAGGGCTTGCTGCGCGTGGCGTGAGCCTCACCGTGCGAGTGGCGAGCAACCCCGAATTCCTCAAGGAAGGTTCTGCGGTCGAGGATTTCATGCGACCGGATCGCGTCGTGCTGGGTTGCGATGAGCCGGCGACCGATGAATTGCTGCGCCGTCTTTACGCGCCGTTCCTGCGTAATCACGAGCGCGTATTGAGCATGGGCATTCGTGCTGCCGAGTTCACCAAGTACGCGGCCAACGCCTTTCTGGCGACCAAAATCTCATTCATGAATGAAATGGCCGGGCTCTGTGCGCGCCTTGGTGTGGATGTCGAGGAGGTCCGTCGCGGTATTGGCAGTGATCGACGTATCGGTACGCACTTCATCTATGCCGGCTGTGGTTACGGGGGCTCGTGCTTCCCCAAGGATGTGCGCGCGCTGATTCGCACGGCGGAGCAGGAAGGTGTCGAGCCGAGCATCCTGCGTGCCGTCGAGGCGCGCAATGCCTTGCAGAAGACGTTGCTGTTCCAGGCCGTGCGCGAGCATTTCGCCGGTCATCTGCAGGGGCGCGTGGTGGCCATCTGGGGGCTGGCGTTCAAACCGGGGACAGACGACCTGCGCGAAGCGCCGAGCCTGGTGCTGCTGGATGCGCTGCTGGCCGCTGGTGTTCAGGTCAAAGCGTGCGATCCGGTTGCCTGCAACGCTGTAGCCAGCCGCTACGAACAGGCGTTGCAGAATGGGCAGCTGCAGTTGGGCGAGTCACCTTATGGAGCGGTTGAAGGTGCTGACGCGCTGGTCCTGGTCACCGAGTGGAAACAGTTTCGCCAGCCCGATTGGCTGCGCATCCGCAGTAGTATGCGCATGCCGGTGGTATTCGATGGGCGGAATATCTACAACTCGGTTGAACTTGCAGCCATGGGCTATATCTATCGTGGAGTCGGCAGGCCAGCGATGGGGCATTGTAAGGCCCATGCCGCCTGA
- the galU gene encoding UTP--glucose-1-phosphate uridylyltransferase GalU, whose translation MIKKCLFPAAGYGTRFLPATKAMPKEMLPVVNKPLIQYGVEEALEAGLSEISIVTGRGKRALEDHFDISYELEHQIKGTDKEKYLVGIRRLIDECSFSYTRQVEMKGLGHAILSGRPLIGDEPFAVVLADDLCLNLEGDGVLQQMVKLYNQFRCSIVAIQEVPPEETSKYGVIAGEMIRDDIYRVNTMVEKPQPEDAPSNLAIIGRYILTPDIFDLIANTEPGKGGEIQITDALMKQAQDGCVIAYKFKGKRFDCGGAEGYIEATNFCFENLYKTGRAY comes from the coding sequence ATGATCAAGAAATGTCTGTTTCCGGCCGCCGGTTATGGCACTCGCTTTCTGCCGGCCACCAAAGCCATGCCCAAGGAAATGCTGCCAGTGGTCAACAAACCACTGATCCAGTACGGCGTCGAAGAGGCCCTCGAGGCCGGTCTGAGCGAAATTTCCATCGTTACCGGCCGTGGCAAGCGCGCGCTGGAAGACCATTTCGACATCAGCTACGAGCTGGAGCACCAGATCAAGGGCACCGACAAGGAGAAGTACCTGGTCGGTATCCGTCGCCTGATTGACGAGTGCAGCTTCTCCTACACCCGCCAGGTCGAAATGAAGGGCCTGGGCCACGCCATCCTCAGCGGCCGTCCCCTGATCGGCGACGAGCCGTTCGCGGTGGTGCTGGCGGACGACCTCTGCCTGAACCTCGAAGGTGACGGCGTGCTGCAGCAAATGGTCAAGCTGTACAACCAGTTCCGCTGCTCCATCGTCGCCATTCAGGAAGTGCCGCCGGAGGAGACCTCCAAGTACGGCGTGATTGCCGGCGAGATGATTCGCGACGACATCTACCGGGTGAACACCATGGTCGAGAAGCCGCAGCCGGAAGACGCACCGTCGAACCTGGCGATCATCGGCCGTTACATCCTGACGCCGGACATCTTCGATCTGATCGCCAATACCGAGCCGGGCAAGGGCGGTGAAATCCAGATCACCGACGCGCTGATGAAGCAGGCCCAGGATGGCTGCGTGATTGCCTACAAGTTCAAGGGCAAGCGCTTCGACTGCGGTGGTGCCGAGGGTTACATCGAGGCGACCAACTTCTGCTTCGAGAACCTGTACAAGACCGGCCGCGCATACTGA
- a CDS encoding trimeric intracellular cation channel family protein yields the protein MAQLFYLADLFGVAVFAITGALMAGRKSMDLFGVLVIAIITALGGGTLRDVILDNHPVSWIRNDTYILVASLAAVGTVLWVRMTQPIHERGLLIADAFGLAVFTVIGTEVALQHNVPYSTAVIMGVMTGVAGGVMRDVICNEIPMIFQKEIYATACICGSLIFIGMRELGTPHWLDTGVAMLAVLLIRLAAIRWHLGLPQFHLLDRD from the coding sequence ATGGCCCAGCTGTTCTATCTCGCCGACCTGTTTGGTGTCGCGGTATTCGCCATCACCGGCGCGCTGATGGCCGGGCGCAAGTCCATGGACCTGTTCGGCGTGCTGGTGATCGCGATCATCACCGCACTCGGCGGCGGCACCCTGCGTGACGTGATCCTCGACAACCATCCGGTGAGCTGGATTCGCAACGACACCTACATCCTCGTCGCCTCGCTGGCGGCGGTCGGCACCGTGCTCTGGGTGCGCATGACGCAGCCGATCCACGAGCGCGGCCTGCTGATCGCCGACGCCTTCGGCCTCGCGGTGTTCACCGTGATCGGTACCGAAGTGGCGTTGCAGCACAACGTGCCGTACAGCACGGCGGTGATCATGGGCGTGATGACGGGCGTAGCCGGCGGGGTGATGCGCGACGTGATCTGCAACGAGATCCCGATGATCTTCCAGAAGGAAATCTACGCCACCGCCTGCATCTGCGGGTCGCTGATCTTCATCGGCATGCGTGAGCTGGGTACGCCGCACTGGCTGGATACCGGCGTAGCCATGCTGGCGGTATTGCTGATTCGCCTGGCCGCGATCCGCTGGCACCTGGGATTACCGCAGTTTCACCTGCTGGATCGCGACTAG
- the sigX gene encoding RNA polymerase sigma factor SigX, whose amino-acid sequence MNKGQSLSTRYDPRELSDEELVQRAHVELFHITRAYEELMRRYQRTLFNVCARYLGNDRDADDVCQEVMLKVLYGLKNFEGKSKFKTWLYSITYNECITQYRKERRKRRLLDALSLDPLEEASEEKAPKPEEKGGLDRWLIHVNPIDREILVLRFVAELEFQEIADIMHMGLSATKMRYKRALDKLRENFVKIGET is encoded by the coding sequence TTGAACAAAGGCCAATCGCTTTCTACGCGTTACGACCCGCGCGAGCTCTCGGATGAAGAGCTGGTTCAGCGTGCGCATGTCGAACTCTTTCATATCACGCGTGCCTACGAAGAGCTCATGCGCCGCTATCAGCGCACATTGTTCAACGTCTGCGCCCGCTATCTCGGTAATGACCGTGACGCCGACGATGTTTGTCAGGAAGTCATGCTCAAAGTGCTTTACGGCCTGAAGAACTTCGAAGGCAAGTCCAAGTTCAAGACCTGGCTATATAGCATTACGTATAACGAGTGTATTACCCAATATCGCAAAGAACGGCGGAAGCGCCGTCTGCTCGACGCCCTGAGCCTCGATCCTCTTGAAGAGGCGTCCGAAGAAAAAGCGCCGAAGCCTGAAGAGAAGGGCGGTCTGGATCGTTGGCTGATTCATGTGAATCCGATCGACAGGGAAATTCTGGTGCTGAGATTCGTGGCCGAACTGGAGTTTCAGGAGATCGCCGACATCATGCACATGGGCCTCAGCGCTACCAAAATGAGGTACAAGCGTGCCTTGGACAAGCTGCGTGAAAATTTCGTCAAAATTGGTGAAACTTAA
- a CDS encoding VOC family protein: protein MTPTLTHLALHVPDLDACVRFYETFCGMRVIHQREGKGSRIVWMAEPGKEHRFIFVIMPGGTDRQLAENDYSHFGFALQSREQVDAIAETARAAGCLVWAPRDEPYPVGYYCGLRDPAGNYVEFSYGQPLGPGAEHMPIP, encoded by the coding sequence ATGACCCCGACCTTGACGCACCTGGCCCTGCACGTGCCGGACCTGGATGCCTGCGTACGGTTCTACGAGACCTTTTGCGGCATGCGCGTGATTCACCAGCGTGAAGGCAAGGGCTCGCGCATCGTCTGGATGGCCGAGCCCGGCAAGGAACACCGCTTCATCTTCGTGATCATGCCCGGCGGTACGGATCGCCAGCTGGCAGAAAACGACTACAGTCACTTCGGCTTCGCCCTGCAGAGCCGCGAGCAGGTGGATGCCATCGCCGAGACCGCACGCGCCGCCGGCTGCCTGGTCTGGGCACCGCGCGACGAGCCCTACCCGGTCGGGTACTACTGCGGCCTGCGCGATCCTGCCGGCAACTACGTCGAATTCAGCTACGGCCAGCCACTGGGGCCTGGCGCGGAGCACATGCCGATCCCCTGA